The genomic segment GGGATGAAATTCCGAATTTCAATAGCCAAATAAATTCCAAAATTCAATTATCAATAACCAAAACAAGAGAATCTCCAAAAAACACCGAAGGCGTTGAACATTTGTAGATCTTAATTTCACCCAAAAATATTGGTTCTACTGGCTTTTTTGTAGATTTATTTTCTTAAAACACAAAAAGCATTCCATTCTGACCCTCCCTCTGGCCCTCTCCCTGAGATCAGGGGGGGAGTCAGGGGGTGGGTTCAAAAGAGGCCGTGCCTCACTATTCAGGAATATTGCTTTTCCCATAAAAATTTCAGTAGAGTCCAAAATATTAAACCTTTTTTTACTGTGGTGTGTATTATTTGAAAAATGCAATCGGTTGCAGGCGGAATTTTTGAATATTTCATGTAAATCGCGGAGGAGAACATGAAAAAATCACTGATCTTCGTCTTCTTATTAGTTGCAGCAGGAGCTTCATTCACCCGCGCACAAAATCCCACTCACACCCTGATCATTACCCGAAATACAAGTACCGACACCCTTCTTCAACCCCTTTTGGGCGTCATTTCCGGCCCGCTTCCGGGAAACGGCTCACCCGCACCCGATTTGACCCCGCAGTTTCAGGACATTGGCGTCACAAGCATTCGAAACAACGCCTACTGGGACGACCGACTGGACATTGAATCCATTTTTAGTTGTCCGGACACCAGCACCTACCCATCGTGGGATTGCGACCCGGACAATGATGCGTACTACCATTGGGGACCCAGCGATACCCTTTTCCAGAGTTTTATTGACGGAGGATTCGAACCCTTTTTCCGTCTGGGAGGGGAGGCGCACTGCAGCGTTCGTGAGCACGATTTTCACGGCCCCCAAAACGAAATCCAGGAAGACCACTGGATTACCGCTGCCCTGAAGATTGCCCGGCGCTACACCCATTGGCGGGGGAATAAATCGCCCATTCGCTATTTGAACATCTTTACCGAATGGCCCAACAAAGAATTCTGGGATCGGTCGGACCCGGAGTTTATTCACTTCTGGGCCAAGGCGTTCAAGGCCGTCAAATCGGCTTTCCCCGGCTATAAAGTAGGCGGGCCCGGTTTTTTAGCGCCAACAATGAATGTGATTAAGGGGGAGACCACGCACAATCCGGCCATTGCCTTTTTGACGGAATTGTACAATCAGCAGTTGCGCCCCGATTGGATCGGCTGGCATCTGTGGCAAAATAATCCCGAGCGCTATTACCAGGCCGGGCGCCAATTTCGGGATTTGCTGAATGGCGTCGGGGACTTTGCTTCGGTCCCCTGGGCCGGAACGGATTTTTTCAAAGGAGTGGAACTCATTTGCGACGCCTACGGTGTCAATCCGTATGAAGAAAACAGTGCGGGAGGATTGGTTGAATTGCCTCGCACCAAACTAAACGAGTTGATGAACAAAAAAGAGGGCGCGGCCATGTTTACGGGCATCTGGATTGCCCTCCAGCAAACCGATGTGGTGCGAGCGTATTACTATCACGCAGGAGATGCCCTTTCTGACCCCAGTGCCGGGCCCAACGACCAAAACATGGGCTGGACGGGTCTTTTCTACGGCGATCCCCGGGGCTCGTACAAACCCAAGGCCCTTGCCTTCCGCCTCTGTTCTCAAATGGTGAAAAATTACCCTAAACTTTTAAGCAGCGATTTTCCCTCGGTGGGAACGGACAGCTTGAAACTGTGGGTACTGGCAGGAAAGGGAAAAAGCGGCTATGGTGTGCTTATTTCGAATACGGAAGAACAGGCCCAAACCTATTCCCTGATTTTGGAAGGTGTACCGGTTCGCCCGGCCAATTTTCAGGTAGAGGTATACCAGGTGGACGACACCAATGACGGACGCACACCCATACGATGGACTGGAGGATCGTTTGAAATTCCGGCTGGCACCGTGCAGATGCTGGTTCTGAAGCGTGGCACAACCGGCGTCCGGGAAGCCGCCGCGGAACGTCCCGTCACCCCCACATTGCTGACCAACTACCCGAATCCTTTTAATGGGGTGACGACCATCCGTTTTTCGATTTCCCGGCGGGCTCGTGTTCGACTGGACATTTTTAATCTGACCGGGCAAAAAATTACGACGCTTTTTGATGGGGTTCTGCCGGCCGGCGAAAAATCGGTTTTCTGGGACGGAACCAACGCAAAAAATGCGGCGGTGCCGTCCGGCACCTATTTGTGTAAACTGGAAATCGACGGAAGGACACAGACCCTTCACAAATTGGTTTATCTGAAGTAGAGTAACGTGCCGCCGAATTTGCAAGAGGGATAAGCTATCAAACCTGCCTGCCCCAGTTTTGGGTTTTGTCAAAGGAATTCGCCCGCTCCAAAAAGCGGAAAACATTTCAAAGGGATGGCCATAAGGTTAATATTTTCATATTTGCTCGCTCCTTTTGCTGAACGAGGCAGGATGGACCTTTCCTTCGACTGGACGTTTCTTACTTGATTTTGAAGAAAGAATGTCCTATATTTAGAACAAAATTTTGTGTATCTTCGGGGCCAGGTGAAAATCCTGACCGGCGGTGAAAGCCCGCGAGTTGCTCAGGCGACAGATTCGGTGAAATTCCGAAGCCGACGGTGACAGTCCGGATGGGAGAAGGTGCACGGAGCATTTGGTATAGCCCAAAATGTACCCAATAAAGCCCCGAAATTGATTCGGGGTTTTTTGTTAGATGGAAAAAGCCAATGACGGATGATCAAAAATGGATGCGTTTGGCGCTCAACCTGGCCCGGAGGGGATTGGGTCAAACCTCACCCAATCCCAATGTGGGTGCCGTGATTGTCAAAAATGGGACGCTGCTCGGGAAGGGCTACCACCGTCAGTTTGGTGGTCCCCACGCAGAAGTATTTGCGCTCCGGGAGGCCGGTGAGGCGGCACGCGGCGCCACCCTGTACGTGACGCTTGAGCCTTGCTCCCACTACGGGAAGACGCCTCCCTGTGTCAATCGGGTGATTAAGGCGGGAATAAGCCGCGTGGTCATTGCTACACCCGACCCCAATCCGCTGGTCAACGGCC from the Calditrichota bacterium genome contains:
- a CDS encoding T9SS type A sorting domain-containing protein is translated as MKKSLIFVFLLVAAGASFTRAQNPTHTLIITRNTSTDTLLQPLLGVISGPLPGNGSPAPDLTPQFQDIGVTSIRNNAYWDDRLDIESIFSCPDTSTYPSWDCDPDNDAYYHWGPSDTLFQSFIDGGFEPFFRLGGEAHCSVREHDFHGPQNEIQEDHWITAALKIARRYTHWRGNKSPIRYLNIFTEWPNKEFWDRSDPEFIHFWAKAFKAVKSAFPGYKVGGPGFLAPTMNVIKGETTHNPAIAFLTELYNQQLRPDWIGWHLWQNNPERYYQAGRQFRDLLNGVGDFASVPWAGTDFFKGVELICDAYGVNPYEENSAGGLVELPRTKLNELMNKKEGAAMFTGIWIALQQTDVVRAYYYHAGDALSDPSAGPNDQNMGWTGLFYGDPRGSYKPKALAFRLCSQMVKNYPKLLSSDFPSVGTDSLKLWVLAGKGKSGYGVLISNTEEQAQTYSLILEGVPVRPANFQVEVYQVDDTNDGRTPIRWTGGSFEIPAGTVQMLVLKRGTTGVREAAAERPVTPTLLTNYPNPFNGVTTIRFSISRRARVRLDIFNLTGQKITTLFDGVLPAGEKSVFWDGTNAKNAAVPSGTYLCKLEIDGRTQTLHKLVYLK